GACTGAGGGGAGGGGAGCAGCCGCAGACGCTGGACGTTGATGTGATCGATGATCTGACCGGAACCGTTGCGCCGGGTGACCGGGTGATAATTAACGGTATTCTTCGCTCTGTTCAGCGGGTAAATCATGGCAACAAAAGCACGCTCTTTGATATCTATATCGAAGCGAATTCAATTGAGATCGGCGAAAAAGAGTTTGAAGAGGTAGAGATCTCAGAAGAGGATGAAAAAATAATCCGGGATCTGAGTAATGATCCTGAAATTTACGATAAAATATCCCACTCTATCGCGCCCTCGATTTATGGTATGCAGGATGTGAAAACGGCGATCTCCCTCGTGCTCTTTGGCGGAATTGCCAAAGAGATGCCGGATGGGAGCAGTCTTCGTGGTGATATCCACATGCTCCTTGTAGGAGATCCGGGTATTGCAAAGTCCCAGGTGCTCAGGTATGTCATCAAGTTATCTCCCCGTGGCATTTATACCAGTGGGAAATCATCAACGTCTGCCGGACTGACTGCAACTGCTGTCAAAGACGAATTCGGAGATGGCAGATGGACTCTTGAGGCAGGTGCACTGGTCTTAGCAGACATGGGTATCGCTGCGGTTGATGAGATGGACAAGATGGCAAAAGAAGATCGCAGTGCACTCCACGAAGCGATGGAACAGCAGACAATATCCATTGCAAAGGCAGGCATCACCGCTACTCTCAGGTCACGGTGTGCTCTTCTGGGGGCGGCAAATCCCAAAATGGGGCGATTTGATGAGTATGCCCCCATTGCGGAGCAGATCAATATGCCGCCATCGCTGCTGTCACGTTTTGATTTGATCTTCATCATGGAGGATAAACCCGAACAGAAACTGGACCGTGCCATTGGTGAGCATATCCTGAAATCCCACAGTGTCGGTGAACTTATTCAGCACAATGAAAAGTTCCCGATAGAAGGAATAAATGAAGAGTACATCCTGCAGCAGCTTGCACCTGTCACACCAGAGATTGAACCGGAGGTTTTCCGCAAATACATTGCCTATGCAAAACGGAACTGTTTCCCGATTCTCTCTGATGACGCCCGTGAAACCCTGATCAGCTATTATCTGAATCTGCGAAGTCTTGCAGATGATAACAGTAAACCGGTTCCCGTTACCGCACGACAGCTGGAAGGGCTTGTCCGTCTTTCAGAGGCAAGTGCACGTATCCGCCTCAGCAATGAAATTGAAGTGTTTGATGCGGAACGCGTTATCCAAATTGCCGACAGATGCCTGAAGAAAGTGGCGTATGACGCTGAAACAGGCACGTATGATATCGATAAACTGGTTACCGGCGTCCCAAAGAAACGTCGTGATATTGCGCGCCTCCTAAAAGAGACAATTCGTGAACTGGCGGATGACAAAGGAATGGCACAGATATCCGATATTGTCAGCACTCTCCTGGCTTCCGGGCATAACAGGGAAGATATTGAGAAGATGATCGAACAGATGACGAAATCAGGAGAAGCCATGGAACCACGCCATGGCGTAATACGGCTCATTAATTAGAGCCATAACCACTGATTTTATTGATTCACCGGAGAAACCAAAAATAATGACAGACGATGCTATTCAGGCTGCCTTTGAGGCAGGAATAAAACTTGGTGCCCTGTACCACCAGTGGGTGGGTACCCCGATATCGCCTGATACCGCCAAATCGGTTGAAACCGCAATTGCAAATGCTGTTGCCCTGCAGCCCTGTGTCGATTCCGTATCCGTCACCATCAACACAGAGATGATGGAAATAAATCCGTTCGGATACAGTGAGCTTGCAGGAAAGATGTTTGAGGTTGAGATTCAGACGTCAGTCGGAGACACAACATGCACCGCATCCCTCAAATTTGACGGAGAATATCCCCTCATGGAAATTCTTGATATCAAATGACAGGACTGGACATTCCGGTAACTGATGATCATATCCATATCGACCGGGAAAACGGACGGGGGATAGAGGCCGCCAAGGATTTTTTCCGTGCAGGCGGCACACATATTTTTCTTGTGACGAAACCGTCATGGTCCCATAATGTCCATCCGGTGACCGGGGATGAATTCAGGCATGTATACGAATTAACGCTTGAAACCGCAGCAGCCATCCGGGAGACGGGTGTTGTGGTCTTCCCGATACTCGGAGTGCATCCCGCAGAGATCGGGAAACTGACTGATCGGATGTCACTAGCTGACGCCGAAGCGGTGATGAAAAGAGGTCTTGACATCGCGGCAGAATATGTGGGGGAACAGGCCGCAGTCGCACTGAAATCGGGCCGTCCGCATTATCCGGTTGAACCCGATGTATGGGAGGCATCGAATCGTATCCTGGAGCATGCTCTCATCCTCGCGCACGATAGTGACTGTGCCCTGCAGATTCATGCGGAAACAGGGCCGTGCGCTGATGTGTTTGATATGGCAACCCGCATTGGAATTTCACCGGGACGTGTGGTCAAACATTTTGGGACACCGGATACCCCCCTGATGCCCTCCCTTCTTGCACGCACCAAAGAGATTCCAGCGTGTGCGCACCAGGGTCTTGTGTTTACGATGGAGAGTGACTATATGGATGACAACTCCCGGCCGGGTGCAGTCATCGGCCCGAAATCCGTGCCGCGTTATACCCGAAAATACCTTGAAGGGGACCTAATCAGTGAAGAGGAAGCATGGAATATCCATGCAGACACACCTGCAAAGGTATACGGTGTGGAAATATCACTATTCTAGTGCCTTCCCCATATTTTTAATCATTCCTGCGAAATAGTATACATAATGTATATGAAGATACACCGGTATTCAGGTGTAGGTCACATTGTTGCTGTATGCGACACGGAACTTCTCAACACAACTCTGACAGACGAAGACCTTACCATACATGTTAATGAGGGATTTTACGGCACTACCCAATGCACTGATGATGAGGTAAAAGATGCAATTATGCATGCGTCGAATTGCAACCTTATCGGAAAAAAAGCAATCAGAATAGCCATTGAATGCGGCATTCTGGATAAAAACGGATATATGATGATTGGGGATGTACCGCATGCCCAAATTTACCGGACTTAAAAAAAGAGTATAGAAATATGGCAATACAGGAGAACTTCTGCCCGAAATGTGGAGGCAAAACCGCAAATGAAGGCCTTTGCAATAAATGCAAGGTGGAATCTATTGAATGGCTGATCTGCGAACCACGGGTAGAATGTGTAATATGCCCGACATGCGGCTCGATGAAACGGGGGAGCATCTGGACTGATGTGACATATGATCGTCAACAACTCATTGAAGAACTGGCATTTGCAGCAGTGTCCGTTCATAATGATCTTGAAGATCCGGAACTGGCCATATCCACCAGAGATCCGACACCAAATCGCACGCACTGCATTATCTATGTCAGGGGACAGTTGTATGGTCTGCCTGTCCAGAAAACCTGTGAACTGAAAATTATCTGGAAAAAAGAGAATTGCGACAGGTGCAGCAGATTATCCGGCGGATATTACGAATCGACCATTCAGGTGCGTGCAACGGACAGAAAACCGGATGCATATGAACGGGAACGGGTGGAAAAAATAGCGTATGATATTGAAGAGAGCGTTCAGGAAGCAGGAGAACGCCTTTCGTTTATCACCCGTGTTGATAATACCCGTGACGGTGTGGACATTGTTGTCTCAAGCCACAATATTGGCGATACCATCTCCCGGCAGATTGTAACGGAAATGGGTGGAAAAATAACCCGCCATCCAAAACTGGTGGGTGAGCGGGACGGAAGAAAATTATACCGTATCACCATACTCCTTCGGCTTCCCCAGTTTCGGAAAGGCGATGTTGTTTTCTTTAAAAAACGGTATTACGAAGTCAGGGGCACAGATTCCGGTCTTCTCAGGGTTTTTGATCTGAGTGAAGGGATCTCAAATGTTCTCCATGACGGGGAGTATCGGCTGATTGGCAATATCAGGGATGCCGAATCCGCTGATGTCACCTATATTGATAATGATATTGCTGGCATTCTTGACCCTGTCTCCTACGAAATAAAGGATGTAAAAGCACAGGCATGGCTCAGGCTCGCCGCACATGAAAAGGTACGATTTCTTCGTGACAAAGAAGAAGACGAGATCATTCTGGTCGGATGATAATGAGGGTGCGGAAATATCCACGGGAGATGCTCTCTGTCCTCACGGATGCAGAATGGGTGGATACTACCCGCCGCCCGTATGTGAGAGGAGATGATGCGTTCATTCCTGTCAAAACGGGGTATGCTGCAGACGAGGTGATCGCAGAGAAGACGCCCTACTCCGGAAGAGGATATCAGATGCTGGGTGATGTGGCACTTTTGCATGGCAGACCACCCACAGAACAGGAGATCAGAGAGATCGGGGACTGGATTCATCCACGCGGCATTGTATATGTCTCCGGATACCGTGGCGAAAAGCGAATCCCCGACGCATCTGTTGTATACGGAGAATGCGGTGAGGTATGCCATCATGAAGCGGGTTTTATCTTTTACCTGGATCCCATGACGGTGATGTTTGCCATGGGCAACCGTGAAGAAAAGATGCGTATGTCTGAATTAATCCGTACATCCGGCGAACATCACCCGATCCGGTGTGCTGATATGTTTGCGGGGATTGGCTATTTCACCATACCTGCCGCGGTGCATGGTGCAACTGTTCATGCAATGGAGATAAATCCTGACTCTTTTCATTATTTGGAGAAAAATATTGTTGCAAATAGCGTTGAAGCAGCAGTCACTCCGGAATTGGGAGACTGCAGGGATAACCTCAACGGCGTGTATGACCATATTCTGATGGGACATTTCGATGCGCTTGCATTTCTCCCCGATGCGTGTGCGCATGTGCGCCGGGGGACCGTTCTTCATGTGCACACCGTTGGAGAGCAGTATGATGCCATATCCAAAATCTGTGAAGAAGCAGGTTTTTCCACAAAGATTACTCCATATCGGGTTAAAAAATATGGACCAGGTGCATGGCACATGGTGCATGATGTGGTGATACAATGAATACCGTACGCACGACACTTACAGGAAAACAGATTGTTTTGGGGATCACCGGGAGCATTGCAGCCGTTGATGATGTGAAACTCGCACACGCGCTCCGGCGCCTGGGGGCTGATGTGCAGGGAGTAATGACGACTGCTGCCTGTGGAATTCTGCATGCTGATGCAATCACCTATGCAACCGGTCATGAGACGATTACCCGGTGCGGGGGACTTGTTGAGCATGTCACCTACTGCGGGGACGGGGGAAGTGCAGATCTGCTGTTAATTGCCCCTGCAACGGCAAATACGATCTGCAAGATTGCACATGGTATCGACGATACCCCGGTTACCACCTTTGCCACCACTGCCATCGGGAGCGGTATGCCTGTTGTTCTGGTGCCTGCGATGCATGAGAGTATGTACCGCCATCCCGGAGTATGTGCCTGCCTTGAAACTCTCAAAACGTGGGGAATAACGATTGTTGATCCCCGGATAGAAGAGGGGAAGGCAAAAATCGCAGCTATTGACACCATTGTGCATAAAACGGAACGGGCGCTCTCCGGCCTGCCTCTTGCAGGAAAGACTGTTCTCATAACCAGCGGGCCATGCCGTGAGCGCCTGGATGATGTACGGGTGCTCACCGCACGCTCCTCAGGTATTATGGGAAAAGAACTCGCACGTGAGGCCTCCCGACTGGGGGCGGAGGTTTGGATCGTGCATGGGGATACGCTCTCTGTGCCGCATGTACACAATGTATATGCAGAGTCTGCCGGCGAGATGCTCACCGCCATCCGGACACTGTGTGAAAGGCAGACCTTTGATTATTATCTCAGTGCCGCGGCAATCTCTGACTTTGCACCGGCGCCCAGAGAGGGAAAAATACCGAGCGGAGAGAATGTGACGGTAGAACTGCTCGTGCAGCCCAAAATTATTCTGGATGTTATGCAGGGAAAAAACCGTCCCAAAGTGATAGTCGCGTTTAAACTGGGATGGGACAGCAGAACAGAGGCAGAAAACCTGCTTGAAGCAGGGGCGGATATGGTTGCCGCAAATACTCCTGATGTACTGGGAAGGGATACCGGTGCATATGATCTTATTCGCAGAGATTGGTGCGTCCACGTAGAGGGCACAAAGACAGAGGTGGCAGAAACGCTATGGCAGAATCTGCTGTAGGATTTTCACCCGGACATATATCCGGGTATTTCCGGAGATTTGACGGGGACAGCATGGAGTCCACCGGAAGTTGCGGCGGGGGAATTGTGATTGACAAGGGGGTGTACGCAGTGGTCACGCCTGCTCGTGAGACCTCGGTTTCGGTTAATGTTGCACGAAGTGCAGATGAAGATACCTGTATTGCACGCACATCACCGCCAATCGAGTATGCACTGGAGAGACTCGGCGTAACGGCAACGGTGAAAACCATCACGTCCCTGCCGCCCGGAGCCGGATTCGGTCTCTCTGCTGCTGCACTTCTTGCAACCCTTACAGCTGCAAATGCGCTTTTTGAAACCGGACTCACAGATGATGCCATTGCCCGGCTTGCACACATTTCCGAACTGGAGCATCAGACCGGACTCGGTGATGTGGCTGCGTGCACCGGGGGCGGGATTGTGTGCAGGAAAGAGCCCGGAATTTCATCTTCTATTATCCGAATGAATGGCAGCGGGGTCACGCTTTCTGCGCTGAGTTATGGCGGGCTCTCCACCGCTGACGTCATCACCTCCCCTGCACAGATGGCCCGTGTCAAAGAGGCATATTCTGCGGAATGCGCTAAAAGCCCGCAGGATTTTTTCCGTATATCACGTGAGTTTGCAGAGAAGAGCGGGCTTATTCCGGAAGAAATTCGCCCGATACTGGATGCATGTGATGAACATGGAATACCTGCATCCATGACCATGCTTGGGAAGGGTGTTTTTGCCCTTGGCGACCAATCATTCTCTGTATTATCTGAATTCGGAATTCCCTGTGAACTGCATGTGGCAGAAGAGGGATTTCGGCTTATCGAAGTGAAATAACATGATACCTGACAATCATCCCCGGTACCGGTCGCTTGTGGCACGCGAACGTATTGCAGACGCGGTGCGTTCAGGAATTGTCGTCGTCGAGGGGGCAAGTGCGCATGGAAGAGGGGAGGCATTTGACTATCTCCTTTGTGAAAAAACATCGGAGTCAGCGTTGTTAGCGGAAAAAACGGCTGCAGCATATCTTATGGCGGCAGACCGGGCGATCATATCTGTTAACGGGAATACAGCAGCCCTTGCTGCAGATGAAATCCGTGAGCTCGCAGAGGCATCCGGGGCTGCGGTGGAAGTGAACCTCTTCCACCGGACCGATGAACGGATGGCGGCAATCACTGCCCACCTGAAGGCAGCGGGTGTCACCGTCCTTGAAGGGACGCCTGAACGTCTTCTTCCCCTTTCCCATGACCGTGCGCTCTGCCTGAGAGACGGCATCGGTACGGCTGATGTGGTGCTGGTGCCGCTGGAGGACGGGGATCGGTGTGAAGCACTGGTCGCCATGGGAAAGACGGTCATCACGATCGATTTAAATCCTCTCTCACGCACTGCACAGACGGCTACCGTGACGATTGTTGATGAACTGACACGTGCACTGCCGAATATCACCCGTGCATGCCGGGACATGACCCCTGAAACCGGAAACCAGCTGGTTGCGGCCCACGACAATACGGCCCTTCTCCGTGCCGCACTCAGGCAAATACAGGAGACTCTTGCCGATGCTCTGGATTGAAAAATACCGGCCGGAAACATTTGAAGATATCCGTGGGCAGGATGCCGTTGTCGGGATGCTGAAGGCGTTTTCCGCAGATTCACTGATTCCGCATCTCCTCATCAGCGGCCGCCACGGGACCGGAAAGAGCGTTGCTGTGGAGTGCCTCGCAAAAGAACTGTATGGGGAATTCTGGAAAGAGAATATGACGGTCATCCAGACCGGTGCACTCTTTCGGGGGGGGAAATCCTATCTGGAGAATGAGGAGAAATTTTCCCATCTTTACAAAAAGGATGCCAGCCTGATTAATAATTTCAAGTATATCGTGCGCTGGTTTGCCTCGGTGAAACCACTGGATGCCGAGTTTAAACTGATGGTCTTTGATGAGGCGGAGGCCCTGACGTTTGAAGCGCAGCAGGCACTCAGGAGAATGATGGAACGATTTTCCGGGACATGCCGGTTCATCTTCATTACCCGGACGCAGAGCGCGATTATCCCGGCCATTGCCTCCCGTGCCCTTCCGCTCTTTTTCCGGCCGCTCTCTGACGAGATTGTTCTTGAACTGATGACAGCGATCCTCGCACAGGAGAATGTTCCTGCATCCGCATATAATGAGGAGGAAACGGAACTGATCGCCGCCGCGGCACAGGGAGATGCACGTAAGGCAATCCTCTTCTGTCAGATGAACTGTGACAGCCGGATTGAAGGCGGGTTTGAGGAATATCTCGAATCAGAGACCGGCAATATCGCACGATCCGTCTTCCGGGTGCTCAGGAAGGGGGATATCGAAAAGGCAAAATCGGTCATTGAAATTCTTATGCTGGAATATGGCCTCTCCGGGCCGGAAGTGCTGGAAGAACTCTCACGTGCGAGGAAACAGGAGTACAACGATCCCCGTATCACTGTCGCTCTCGCGAATGCGGATATGATGATGCGGGATGCGGGCAATGAATATATCCAGATGGACGCCCTGCTCTCTTCAATTGTAAAAGAAGTATTTTTGGTGGAATAACAGTTATTCTGCCTGTCTGAGAGATGCAAGCACTCTCTCTTTTTTATCGCGTGCGGCATCTGCCGCCTGTTCCACCCGCTCCTTCATTGCGTCGAAGTCGTGGGGTGTTGTATCGACGACTTTCTTGATCGGTGTGTACGCCGATTCCCGGAAGCGGGGGATGAAGTCTGTCATCTCGCCGCCGGAGATCAATTTTGCATCTCCCGGCCCTTCGGTCACATAGCCAATCTTCTTCATGGTTACCCCGGTGGACGCAACCACATTAATGACCGCGTCTGCATCCTCAGGCCGTGTCACGACAAGCAGGGCATCAAGGGATACGCCCAGATAATCGATTTCGAGAGCGTCCAGCATGTTGAGCACGTCCGGGTCGACAAGAGATCGCAGGTCATCTTCAACAATTACGATGTCACACCCTGCTGTCTCTGCCATTTCATAGGCATCTCCCCGCAGACCGCCGTTCGTCACATCTGTCATGGTGTGTATTTTGGGGAGCACGTCACTTTTGAGGAGAGCTTCACATGCACGGAGGAACTGAATGTTGATGGTCTTCTCCACAACATCCGGGAACCCGGAATAAATGGCCGCGGTTGCAATTGTGCCGCCACCCGCCCCTTCGGTCATGAGGATGCAGTCGCCGGGTTCTGTTGCGGTTCGTGCGGTGAGATGATCGGCAACGCCGACTGCACCCACGCACCCGGTCATTCTGCTGCCAAGGACCATGTCGCCTCCGATTCTCAGTGTTGAGCCGGTCACAAGGGGGATATCCATTGCTTCACTGACAACCGAGATGCCTGCGGTATAATCGAATATCTTTGCCACATCGCCGTCATCCCCGACATGAATGTCAGAGAGCATGGCGACCGGTTTTGCACCCATGACATAGACATCACGCAGGGTGGCACGGGTGACATGGAATCCCGCAAGGAAGGGGTAATCCGAGAGGCGGGAGTGCATGCCGTCAACGGTGGTGATGATATATTTCCCGCCGGCTTCAACAGCGCCCGCATCGTCCATCTCATCGACGCCGACTGACGCACCGCTGCCACCGATTATTTTCGGGAACTGCCGGTGAGCAAAGAAATCCCCGATACCACGTGAACCTACACCAAATTCGCCCATGGTTACATCCGCTTTGGTATATTCAGTGAGTGCGGATGTGGCCAGATTGCTGTTTTTGACTTCTTCTACAACTGCACGGGCCATGGAGAGCGCATAGTCAGATGATGCACCCGGCTTCATCGAAAGAATCTGTTCTTTGAGATGGTGGGCACAGGTCTCTTCATCTGTTCCTGCTGAGAGGCATCGCCGTGTCAGCTCTTCAATATCCATAGGAAAGTGTTGTCTGCCACGTAACATAAAACCGGCATAAACCTTCAATCTGTATCGGGTGAAATACTACGGGTATGGAAGGACAGCGGGTACCGTTTGCATGTACGATTGCGGGTTCTGATTCCGGCGGAGGTGCCGGGATTCAGGCAGATCTAAAGACATTTGCCGCTCTTGGTGTGTGGGGATGTACGGTTGTCACCGCAGTGACCGCCCAGAATACCGTTGACGTGCTCGCCAGCCTGACTGTGGATACGCATATCATCTCCCGCCAGATGGAGGCAGTGTTTCAGGATTTTCCCATCCGGGCAGCAAAAACCGGTATGCTGCCGGATGCCGCAACGATCCGAACGGTTGCAGAGCATCTTCCTCCTGAGGTGTCCCTGGTGGTCGATCCGGTGATGGTTGCGACATCCGGGCGCCGCCTTGCGTCACCGGAAAGCCTGTCCGCGGTATGTGCACACCTGATACCCCGGGCTGCACTGATCACTCCCAATATTCCTGAACTATGTGTTCTCACCGGAAGGAAGACAATTACAACAACGGATGAGATGATCGCCGCCGGGCAGGAGATTCTTGCAATGGGTGCGGGGGCAGTGCTTATGAAAGGTGGACACCTGACCACAGAGAGGTCACCGGATGTTTTTCTGAGCGCTGATGAACAGTTCATCATCGACGGTCCCCGGTATCCCTATGAGGTGCATGGCTCGGGCTGCTCTCTTGCAGCTGCAATCACGGCATATCTGGTGCGGGGGGAAGCACTGCCGGATGCATGTCGTGAGGGGAAGATGTTTGTCTCCTGTGCCATCCGGGATGCGGTGCCCGCCCTTTCCGGGAGACGGATGGTTAATCCCGGAAGTATGATCTCTGATGCGATCCCCCGCCGGAAGTGAAAAATATTCACTCAATATTCTTTTTTTGAAAAAATTCTGCACAAATTATATCAGTGTTGATGAATGAAACATTCAATATAATGGTGTTGGGGAACGTATGGATACTATTGACCACGCGATTTTGAGTGAACTTGCCCGTGATGGCAGAATATCTATGGCAGAATTGGGGAAGCAGCTTGATATTGCTCCTTCCACTGTGTTCAAACGGATTGAAAAACTGAAAACATCCGGGGTAATTGAAGGGTTTACGATCGCAATTAACCCGGATTACTTCGCTGACAGCCTCATCTCGTTTCTGACAATCACTGTCTCCCCTGATGACAAAGAGGAGGTTGCATCCTTTCTTGCGAACCACGATAGTATCCTCGAGTTGTATGAGACGCTGGAGCCCAGTGATTTCATGGCAAAGGTGGTTGTGTCGTCGATTACCAACCTGAAAAATGAAATTCTGATCCCCTTATCCCGGTTCGCCGGGGTAAAAGAGATAAAAC
Above is a window of Methanogenium organophilum DNA encoding:
- the thiD gene encoding bifunctional hydroxymethylpyrimidine kinase/phosphomethylpyrimidine kinase, yielding MEGQRVPFACTIAGSDSGGGAGIQADLKTFAALGVWGCTVVTAVTAQNTVDVLASLTVDTHIISRQMEAVFQDFPIRAAKTGMLPDAATIRTVAEHLPPEVSLVVDPVMVATSGRRLASPESLSAVCAHLIPRAALITPNIPELCVLTGRKTITTTDEMIAAGQEILAMGAGAVLMKGGHLTTERSPDVFLSADEQFIIDGPRYPYEVHGSGCSLAAAITAYLVRGEALPDACREGKMFVSCAIRDAVPALSGRRMVNPGSMISDAIPRRK
- a CDS encoding Lrp/AsnC family transcriptional regulator, with amino-acid sequence MDTIDHAILSELARDGRISMAELGKQLDIAPSTVFKRIEKLKTSGVIEGFTIAINPDYFADSLISFLTITVSPDDKEEVASFLANHDSILELYETLEPSDFMAKVVVSSITNLKNEILIPLSRFAGVKEIKPFITVKRIKEQNWSVRRYD